In Oncorhynchus keta strain PuntledgeMale-10-30-2019 unplaced genomic scaffold, Oket_V2 Un_contig_777_pilon_pilon, whole genome shotgun sequence, a single genomic region encodes these proteins:
- the LOC127926541 gene encoding CCR4-NOT transcription complex subunit 10-like isoform X1 has protein sequence MADNNTDQEKAIAANALEAFTAGNYEDSLKHLGKLQELNKEDYKIALNKAIAEFYKSGQTTTCTLKQTLIAMKNQVHTSMEDIDGLDDVENSLLYYNQAIIHYHMRQYSEAIAIGERLYHFLEPFEEKFALAVCFLLVDLYLLTYQPEKALHLLAVLEKLSVQGNNKNGKGESVNKDGRNQKAEFIDMIEAAKSKMHQYKVRAYIQMKSSKACKREIKSVMNTAGNSASSLFLKSNFEYLRGNYRKAVKLLNSSNIAEHPGAIKTGECVRCMFWNNLGCIHFAMGKHNLGIFYFKKALQENDHTCAQLGDGGATGNGQSKQFSGIPMCALLANKRYELLYNCGIQLLHIGRPLAAFDCLMDAVQVYHSNPGLWLRLAECCIAANKGSLEQDNKGLPSKKGIVQAIVGQGYHRKIILASQSTQNTIYSDGQSAAIPVASMEFAAICLRNGLVLLPDHQQQENKAENGSKTTSQSGSTESGSENSDACSGKGQEGDKFLSAAPSSPLRKQEVENLRCSLLACSAYVALVLGDNLMALNHAEKLLHQTKLSGSLKFLGHLYAAEALISLDRISEAIGHLNPENVTDVSMGVLSSEQDQGPDKGDLEPVESSGKQTPLCYPSTVSSARAIMLFNLGSAYCLRSEYEKARKCLHQAASMVNTKEIPPEAILLAVYLELQNGNTQLALQIIKRNQLLPSVLQAPSPDTRKKPVPSSFQPVQPPIQMPSPFTTVQRK, from the exons ATGGCAGATAACAACACAG ACCAAGAAAAAGCAATAGCTGCAAATGCGTTGGAGGCGTTTACG GCTGGAAACTATGAGGACTCTTTGAAACACCTTGGGAAGCTGCAAGAGTTGAACAAGGAGGACTACAAGATTGCTTTGAATAAAGCAATAGCTGAATTCTACAAGAGCGGCCAAACCACCACATGCACACTGAAGCAGACTCTTATTGCAATGAAAAACCAG GTTCACACTTCAATGGAGGATATTGATGGTTTGGATGATGTAGAAAACAGTCTTCTCTACTACAATCAAGCTATCATTCACTACCACATGAGACAGTACTCTGAAGCTATTGCTATTGGAGAGAGGCTGTACCATTTTCTGGAGCCGTTTG AAGAGAAGTTTGCTCTGGCGGTCTGCTTCTTGCTGGTGGATCTGTACCTGCTAACGTACCAGCCAGAGAAGGCCCTCCATCTCCTTGCTGTGCTGGAGAAACTGTCTGTACAGGGAAATAACAAGAACGGCAAAGGGGAG AGTGTCAACAAAGATGGTCGGAACCAGAAGGCAGAGTTCATTGACATGATCGAAGCGGCAAAATCCAAAATGCACCAG TACAAAGTGCGAGCGTACATTCAGATGAAGTCTTCAAAGGCCTGCAAAAGGGAGATCAAGTCTGTGATGAACACAGCAGGGAAT TCTGCTTCCTCACTCTTCCTCAAGAGTAACTTTGAGTACCTGAGAGGAAACTACCGCAAAGCAGTGAAGCTCTTAAACAGCTCCAACATCGCAGAGCACCCTGGGGCCATCAAAACAG GTGAATGTGTGCGCTGTATGTTCTGGAACAATCTGGGTTGCATACACTTTGCCATGGGGAAACACAACCTAGGCATATTCTACTTCAAAAAGGCCCTGCAGGAGAACGACCACACGTGTGCACAGCTGGGGGACGGTGGGGCGACGGGGAACGGGCAAT CTAAGCAGTTCTCGGGCATCCCCATGTGTGCGCTGCTGGCCAACAAGCGTTATGAGTTGCTGTATAACTGTGGGATCCAGCTGCTGCACATCGGCCGGCCCCTGGCGGCTTTCGACTGCCTGATGGATGCTGTGCAGGTGTACCACTCTAACCCTGGCCTCTGGTTACGGTTGGCAGAGTGCTGCATTGCTGCCAACAAGGGT AGCTTAGAACAAGACAACAAGGGTCTTCCGAGTAAAAAGGGCATTGTTCAGGCCATCGTTGGGCAGGGCTACCATCGCAAGATCATCCTGGCATCACAGTCCACCCAGAACACAATCTACAG TGATGGGCAGTCTGCAGCCATTCCGGTGGCCAGTATGGAGTTTGCAGCGATCTGTCTGAGGAACGGCCTTGTCCTCCTCCCTGATCACCAGCAGCAGGAGAACAAGGCAGAGAACGGCTCCAAGAcaaccagccagtcaggcagCACAGAGAGCGGCTCAGAGAACAGCGACGCCTGCAG TGGGAAGGGTCAAGAAGGAGACAAGTTCCTTTCTGCAGCACCGTCTTCACCTCTGAGGAAACAGGAGGTTGAAAACCTCAG gtgTTCCCTCCTGGCCTGCAGTGCCTACGTGGCCCTGGTGTTAGGAGACAACCTGATGGCCCTGAACCATGCAGAGAAGCTCCTTCACCAGACCAAGCTGTCTGGATCACTCAA gttCCTGGGACACCTGTATGCTGCAGAGGCCCTCATATCCCTGGACCGGATCTCAGAGGCCATCGGTCACCTCAACCCAGAGAATGTCACTGATGTCTCCATGGGGGTGTTGTCCAGCGAGCAGGACCAAG GGCCAGATAAAGGGGATCTGGAGCCTGTTGAGTCAT CAGGGAAGCAGACTCCTCTGTGTTACCCCAGCACAGTGAGCTCAGCCCGGGCCATAATGCTGTTCAACCTGGGCAGTGCCTATTGTCTGAGGAGTGAGTATGAGAAGGCCCGCAAGTGCCTGCATCAG GCCGCCTCCATGGTGAACACCAAGGAGATTCCTCCTGAAGCCATCTTACTGGCTGTCTACCTGGAGCTGCAGAACG ggaaCACACAGCTCGCCCTACAGATCATCAAACGTAACCAGCTCCTCCCCTCAGTGCTCCAGGCGCCCTCTCCAGACACACGAAAGAAGCCTGTTCCCTCCTCCTTCCAGCCTGTCCAACCACCCATCCAGATGCCCTCACCCTTCACAACAGTCCAGCGCAAATGA
- the LOC127926541 gene encoding CCR4-NOT transcription complex subunit 10-like isoform X2, whose translation MADNNTDQEKAIAANALEAFTAGNYEDSLKHLGKLQELNKEDYKIALNKAIAEFYKSGQTTTCTLKQTLIAMKNQVHTSMEDIDGLDDVENSLLYYNQAIIHYHMRQYSEAIAIGERLYHFLEPFEKFALAVCFLLVDLYLLTYQPEKALHLLAVLEKLSVQGNNKNGKGESVNKDGRNQKAEFIDMIEAAKSKMHQYKVRAYIQMKSSKACKREIKSVMNTAGNSASSLFLKSNFEYLRGNYRKAVKLLNSSNIAEHPGAIKTGECVRCMFWNNLGCIHFAMGKHNLGIFYFKKALQENDHTCAQLGDGGATGNGQSKQFSGIPMCALLANKRYELLYNCGIQLLHIGRPLAAFDCLMDAVQVYHSNPGLWLRLAECCIAANKGSLEQDNKGLPSKKGIVQAIVGQGYHRKIILASQSTQNTIYSDGQSAAIPVASMEFAAICLRNGLVLLPDHQQQENKAENGSKTTSQSGSTESGSENSDACSGKGQEGDKFLSAAPSSPLRKQEVENLRCSLLACSAYVALVLGDNLMALNHAEKLLHQTKLSGSLKFLGHLYAAEALISLDRISEAIGHLNPENVTDVSMGVLSSEQDQGPDKGDLEPVESSGKQTPLCYPSTVSSARAIMLFNLGSAYCLRSEYEKARKCLHQAASMVNTKEIPPEAILLAVYLELQNGNTQLALQIIKRNQLLPSVLQAPSPDTRKKPVPSSFQPVQPPIQMPSPFTTVQRK comes from the exons ATGGCAGATAACAACACAG ACCAAGAAAAAGCAATAGCTGCAAATGCGTTGGAGGCGTTTACG GCTGGAAACTATGAGGACTCTTTGAAACACCTTGGGAAGCTGCAAGAGTTGAACAAGGAGGACTACAAGATTGCTTTGAATAAAGCAATAGCTGAATTCTACAAGAGCGGCCAAACCACCACATGCACACTGAAGCAGACTCTTATTGCAATGAAAAACCAG GTTCACACTTCAATGGAGGATATTGATGGTTTGGATGATGTAGAAAACAGTCTTCTCTACTACAATCAAGCTATCATTCACTACCACATGAGACAGTACTCTGAAGCTATTGCTATTGGAGAGAGGCTGTACCATTTTCTGGAGCCGTTTG AGAAGTTTGCTCTGGCGGTCTGCTTCTTGCTGGTGGATCTGTACCTGCTAACGTACCAGCCAGAGAAGGCCCTCCATCTCCTTGCTGTGCTGGAGAAACTGTCTGTACAGGGAAATAACAAGAACGGCAAAGGGGAG AGTGTCAACAAAGATGGTCGGAACCAGAAGGCAGAGTTCATTGACATGATCGAAGCGGCAAAATCCAAAATGCACCAG TACAAAGTGCGAGCGTACATTCAGATGAAGTCTTCAAAGGCCTGCAAAAGGGAGATCAAGTCTGTGATGAACACAGCAGGGAAT TCTGCTTCCTCACTCTTCCTCAAGAGTAACTTTGAGTACCTGAGAGGAAACTACCGCAAAGCAGTGAAGCTCTTAAACAGCTCCAACATCGCAGAGCACCCTGGGGCCATCAAAACAG GTGAATGTGTGCGCTGTATGTTCTGGAACAATCTGGGTTGCATACACTTTGCCATGGGGAAACACAACCTAGGCATATTCTACTTCAAAAAGGCCCTGCAGGAGAACGACCACACGTGTGCACAGCTGGGGGACGGTGGGGCGACGGGGAACGGGCAAT CTAAGCAGTTCTCGGGCATCCCCATGTGTGCGCTGCTGGCCAACAAGCGTTATGAGTTGCTGTATAACTGTGGGATCCAGCTGCTGCACATCGGCCGGCCCCTGGCGGCTTTCGACTGCCTGATGGATGCTGTGCAGGTGTACCACTCTAACCCTGGCCTCTGGTTACGGTTGGCAGAGTGCTGCATTGCTGCCAACAAGGGT AGCTTAGAACAAGACAACAAGGGTCTTCCGAGTAAAAAGGGCATTGTTCAGGCCATCGTTGGGCAGGGCTACCATCGCAAGATCATCCTGGCATCACAGTCCACCCAGAACACAATCTACAG TGATGGGCAGTCTGCAGCCATTCCGGTGGCCAGTATGGAGTTTGCAGCGATCTGTCTGAGGAACGGCCTTGTCCTCCTCCCTGATCACCAGCAGCAGGAGAACAAGGCAGAGAACGGCTCCAAGAcaaccagccagtcaggcagCACAGAGAGCGGCTCAGAGAACAGCGACGCCTGCAG TGGGAAGGGTCAAGAAGGAGACAAGTTCCTTTCTGCAGCACCGTCTTCACCTCTGAGGAAACAGGAGGTTGAAAACCTCAG gtgTTCCCTCCTGGCCTGCAGTGCCTACGTGGCCCTGGTGTTAGGAGACAACCTGATGGCCCTGAACCATGCAGAGAAGCTCCTTCACCAGACCAAGCTGTCTGGATCACTCAA gttCCTGGGACACCTGTATGCTGCAGAGGCCCTCATATCCCTGGACCGGATCTCAGAGGCCATCGGTCACCTCAACCCAGAGAATGTCACTGATGTCTCCATGGGGGTGTTGTCCAGCGAGCAGGACCAAG GGCCAGATAAAGGGGATCTGGAGCCTGTTGAGTCAT CAGGGAAGCAGACTCCTCTGTGTTACCCCAGCACAGTGAGCTCAGCCCGGGCCATAATGCTGTTCAACCTGGGCAGTGCCTATTGTCTGAGGAGTGAGTATGAGAAGGCCCGCAAGTGCCTGCATCAG GCCGCCTCCATGGTGAACACCAAGGAGATTCCTCCTGAAGCCATCTTACTGGCTGTCTACCTGGAGCTGCAGAACG ggaaCACACAGCTCGCCCTACAGATCATCAAACGTAACCAGCTCCTCCCCTCAGTGCTCCAGGCGCCCTCTCCAGACACACGAAAGAAGCCTGTTCCCTCCTCCTTCCAGCCTGTCCAACCACCCATCCAGATGCCCTCACCCTTCACAACAGTCCAGCGCAAATGA